The window TTTTGTAATGAGTAGTCAAAGAATTCAAAAGCCATCTCGTTTAGACCACTACAAGTAACTAACTTCGATGTTTCGAAgagagtttgaagaagaagataaggaacCTGGTTTTCCAAAAGGAGAAGATCAGCTCGAATCGACGGCAAAATCCATGGCATTCTGAAAATAGGATCATCAAGATTTGTGTAAACAACTTTCCCggaaacaacaaagaacaacgTGAGGATAAAGCAACCATCAAGAACCATCATCTCAACCAATTTTTGAGAATCAAAACCAAGATCCTCGGAGTAAGACCCTCTTATAACTCCTTCCAAACTCGTTACAGCTTTGACcagttcttgaggatggattCCTTTCTCTTCCATTTTAACCACGAAGAACTTCAAGAACCGGCGTTTATGCTGCTGTGTCATCTGGAGATGTTCTTTACCGTGATGGTAAGGACCAATGGAGACGATCTTTGGTTCGTAAGCTTTGAGGTTGATTCGTGCAAGGCTCTGTGGGATTCTCACGATGCAACATGATTCTGAACCAGCTGATTCTCTCAGAAGTTTTGGACCAATATCTTCTGAAACTAATCGATATATGTCCACGACTGTTGATGTCGGATCCATTAATTCAAACCTTCAAAACCACCTCAGTTTGTCTTCTGGTTAGGTGGAAGACttgaaatacttttttttttaatatggattAGTCATCCTCGAATTTTGTAATGAAACTTAAGGAAGGAGGAGTTAAATTTCACACTAGCAAAATGTTGACAAGTCTCCACGTTAGGTCGGCAGAGGAACAaaagtattgtttttttggaaatttaagaCTTTTCTTCTTTAACTTTCTGCAAGAGATAACAATCAATTAGTTATTAGAAAATTTTTTAGACTCCacgtttttctcttctttgtaatTTTCCTAAAATTTGGACAACTCTCCGTTCACTTTTAAGTCAactttcaaaaaacaaaaaaaaacacgctTACAGTAGTAATCTACAAGAaatcaaatctatataaaaacatcaaaaacaagaTCTTTTTTCTCTGTATACCTTTAATTACAATCGACAAGCAATAGGTTgctaaaatcttgaaaatgtcTAAAGGATGTTTAAGTTGTCTCAACATCATCTgtttgaggaggaggaagcaaaagaagaaggagcAGAGTAAGAAGCAACAACACAATCATGTGAAAATAGAGGATGTGGTTGAGCCAGTAGGAGtcgaagatggtgaagaagaaaccccGGACAAGAAGACAAACGTCATGGGATCACCGGGATACAGAAAATCTGAATATATGTGTACTAGCAACATTATTTATGGAAAACTTGGGGAAGgtgattcttcttcatccttgaAAAATGATTTCAACAAAGTGAAGAGCTTTGATTTACGAGGAGTGACGAAAacgaaaacagaggaaaactaAGGAACAAGATGGGACGTGAGTATTGAGATGTAATGTTCATCCTGGTTAAATTAGCTCTAGATTGCTTTCTTTCTcactattattttaatttataatcttgtatTGAGCCACTGGTCTGAGTGGTCTCTACTTTTTCCTATGCGAGATGTAAGCTATGTCATACTTAGTTAAAGATGTTTTAATACACCATAAGTACTGCTAGGttaaacatataaacaaaatgGCACTTACATTCAATTGTTTTTGGGAGGACGAAAGTAAGGATAAGCTGCAAAGAAAGCTTGGAAAATAGTAAGGAGAAGAAGCATCAAAGCCGCACAAGATGAAAGAAATGTCCATGGAGTGTTGAAATGCGTGTACTTGAACCCTGCCCATTGCACGTGGCAACCTTTTGAAGTGTACTCGTTCACCCCCTCGAACACATCTCTcaagaaactatcatatatgCTGAATGAGATGTCTTTTCCTATGTTCTTGAAGAATAAAGAAACATCTTCACCCGTTCCGAAATAGTTCTCTATAATCCCTTTCTCGACTAAGAAGGTCGCATCATCTTCTGTGTTTATCAAGCAACCCATGAAAGTTACATAGCTTGTAATCTCAGTGGAGCAATTCATATTAAACTGCTCAAAGGCAACGCAATTGATCAAAAGAGAGCTGATAAAGTCATCAAAGACAAGTAGTGGTATTTCAACCAGACCATTCTTGAAACTTATGTCTAAAGGTGTCTTAACATTCTCCCTCTTCTTGAATTTTATTCCCCGAAGTCGAAGTTTTTTGGCTGAGATGATTAGTCCAAGAAAGGGTCTGCGAGGAGGCGATGATGTTTGCGCTTCAGTTCTCTCCTTTAAACAACTTATCTTACCGAGACAAGTGTCTTGGGATGTCTCTGTTCTTGAATTTTCTCCAGGTCCAGTAGTACCACTCAAGATATTGATACAGCATTGCCTTGGGGTGGTTGGTGGAGGCGAAACGGGTATGAAAGTCTTACGGATAAGATCAAGGAGATGTTTTGCTCTAAGATCGTTGTGTTCCTTCCAGAACTCATCTGGTTTTTCTATCGAGTAGTTGAAGAATGTGAAGGCCAGCATGTTTAAGGTAGTAGATGGAGCTAGCTTTGATGTCTCTAAAAGAACtttaagaagaaagagaggaaccTGGTTTTCAAGAAGTAGAAGATCGCTTCGAAGAGTTGGCAATATCCATCGCAGCATGAATATTGGGTCTTTGTAGTTTGTGTATTCAATCTTTTCTGACACTATTAGGAACAACATAAGAATGAAACAGCCATCAAGAATCATCACCTTGATCAGCTTTTGTCGACTAAACTCAAGCTTCTCGGAGTAGGAGTCTCTTATCTTCTGTTCCAATCCTGAGACTACGTCGACTAAGTGACTTAGGTTGACGCCATTGTCCTTAGTCTTTGACACGAACATCTTGAGATAAAGTTTTTTATGTTCCTCTATCATCTTGAGATGTTTTTTATCATTCGAGTGGTGATAAGGGCCTATTGAAACGATCTTGGGTGCATAAGCTTTGTCGTTGACTCGCTCAAGAGTGTGAGGGATTCTATAGATGCAACAAGATCTACCACCTGCTGATTCCTTCAGATAGATCGGTGGGATCACTTTATCTAAGAGCaaataagcttcttcttcttcttcttcttcttcttcgtcttcttcgtctttttcGTTCCAGTATGTGGCACTCTCTCCATTGGTTTGGCTGGGAGGATCCATGGCTCTCTAGCTTGCTAtcagtcttcttttttttttttttttaaactttgtgAAATGGTTTTGTTGAACatctaaacaaaaaacttaaCGATTCatgtaaaaccaaaaacccgattttaaaatgatataatttttcttcttgctaTATTATACAAATATCACGTTTCCccacatattattattagtttaagCCGTTCTCAGATCAAGCCGTTCACACTTCACACACATGGCATCACTTGTGATAATCTTATTTtgactcttttttgtttttggtgatttagTATGTTAAGTTCTCAACTAAACAGATTGGATCCGTTAGTGATAACATAAAATAAGTCGACCaggaaaacaatataaaatttgggctactagtagtagtagtaggtaCAGACAGCAGTCCGTTCCGAAAGACTGATAGTTCCTGTCTCCTCGATTCAAAAGTAGTTTTGAGACTGGACTATGTTAACTCAATAACTCTGCTCTTGTTAATCAGTccaaagaaagtaagaaactaCGAGACTGCCTTCAATTTTCTTgttatcaaagaaaaaacagtATTACATATGAaatcaatcaacaatatattaaaacaaagaatcagTGTTAAATTTCTTTTGTCCTTGA is drawn from Camelina sativa cultivar DH55 chromosome 8, Cs, whole genome shotgun sequence and contains these coding sequences:
- the LOC104706548 gene encoding uncharacterized protein LOC104706548 — translated: MSKGCLSCLNIICLRRRKQKKKEQSKKQQHNHVKIEDVVEPVGVEDGEEETPDKKTNVMGSPGYRKSEYMCTSNIIYGKLGEGDSSSSLKNDFNKVKSFDLRGVTKTKTEEN
- the LOC104706549 gene encoding UPF0481 protein At3g47200-like, producing MDPPSQTNGESATYWNEKDEEDEEEEEEEEEAYLLLDKVIPPIYLKESAGGRSCCIYRIPHTLERVNDKAYAPKIVSIGPYHHSNDKKHLKMIEEHKKLYLKMFVSKTKDNGVNLSHLVDVVSGLEQKIRDSYSEKLEFSRQKLIKVMILDGCFILMLFLIVSEKIEYTNYKDPIFMLRWILPTLRSDLLLLENQVPLFLLKVLLETSKLAPSTTLNMLAFTFFNYSIEKPDEFWKEHNDLRAKHLLDLIRKTFIPVSPPPTTPRQCCINILSGTTGPGENSRTETSQDTCLGKISCLKERTEAQTSSPPRRPFLGLIISAKKLRLRGIKFKKRENVKTPLDISFKNGLVEIPLLVFDDFISSLLINCVAFEQFNMNCSTEITSYVTFMGCLINTEDDATFLVEKGIIENYFGTGEDVSLFFKNIGKDISFSIYDSFLRDVFEGVNEYTSKGCHVQWAGFKYTHFNTPWTFLSSCAALMLLLLTIFQAFFAAYPYFRPPKNN